The proteins below come from a single Euleptes europaea isolate rEulEur1 chromosome 5, rEulEur1.hap1, whole genome shotgun sequence genomic window:
- the KCNE4 gene encoding potassium voltage-gated channel subfamily E member 4, whose translation MFVMDPNMTHPVLAAVSRSAETSTAEKSGGNGNEYFYILIVMSFYGIFLMGIMLGYMKSKRKEKKSNLLLLYQDEEREWGQATKSLLTISELKSVQIPMMLSMLQESMAPALSCTLCSMEGSSMSESSLPDVHLTIQEEAADAELGETAEAPFLNGSSEGSSESIHQNS comes from the coding sequence ATGTTCGTGATGGATCCCAACATGACTCACCCTGTACTTGCTGCTGTCAGTCGTAGCGCTGAAACGTCCACTGCTGAGAAGAGTGGAGGGAATGGAAACGAATACTTCTATATTCTGATTGTTATGTCTTTCTATGGAATCTTTCTCATGGGAATAATGCTGGGCTACATGAAATCcaagaggaaagaaaagaaatccaACTTGCTGCTCCTGTACCAAGACGAAGAGAGGGAGTGGGGCCAAGCCACCAAATCTCTGCTAACCATCTCAGAGCTGAAGTCTGTGCAGATCCCGATGATGCTGAGCATGCTGCAGGAGAGCATGGCGCCAGCTCTCTCTTGCACCCTCTGCTCCATGGAAGGGAGCAGTATGAGTGAGTCTTCCTTGCCAGATGTTCACCTCACAATCCAAGAGGAAGCAGCTGATGCTGAGCTGGGGGAAACAGCCGAAGCGCCCTTCCTGAACGGCAGCAGCGAAGGGTCTTCAGAAAGCATCCACCAAAACTCCTAG